A portion of the Streptomyces sp. NBC_00376 genome contains these proteins:
- a CDS encoding GntR family transcriptional regulator, translated as MLSAGLPQGAVPKLERPGPLRERVYEALLELMTTRVLRPGQHLVESELAGHLGVSRQPVREALQRLNTEGWVDLRPAQGAFVHEPTEEEADQLLSVRTVLEAEAARLAAADSDAAGIAALEELCAKGEQAVADGDVDLAVATDAAFHAKVMELAGNVVLAGLAGQVDRRVRWYCTPVAARRGTRSWLEHRSLIEAISSRDGQRATEIMRSHTEHTRAAYHRRDES; from the coding sequence ATGTTGTCCGCAGGGCTGCCGCAGGGGGCCGTGCCGAAGCTGGAACGGCCCGGTCCATTGCGCGAACGCGTGTATGAGGCGCTGCTCGAACTCATGACGACGCGTGTGCTCCGCCCCGGCCAGCACCTGGTCGAGAGCGAGTTGGCAGGCCATCTCGGGGTGTCCCGCCAGCCGGTGCGCGAGGCGTTGCAGCGGCTGAACACCGAGGGCTGGGTCGATCTCCGGCCCGCCCAGGGTGCGTTCGTGCACGAACCCACGGAGGAGGAGGCGGACCAGTTGCTCTCGGTCCGCACCGTTCTGGAGGCCGAGGCCGCGCGCCTCGCCGCGGCCGACTCCGACGCGGCCGGCATCGCGGCCCTGGAGGAGCTCTGCGCCAAGGGCGAGCAGGCCGTCGCCGACGGCGACGTGGACCTGGCGGTCGCCACCGACGCGGCCTTCCACGCCAAGGTCATGGAGCTGGCGGGCAACGTCGTCCTGGCCGGGCTCGCCGGCCAGGTGGACCGCCGCGTCCGCTGGTACTGCACCCCGGTGGCCGCCCGGCGCGGCACCCGGTCCTGGCTGGAGCACCGCTCGCTCATCGAGGCGATCTCCTCGCGCGACGGACAGCGGGCCACGGAGATCATGCGCTCCCACACGGAACACACGCGCGCGGCGTACCACCGGCGCGACGAGAGCTGA
- a CDS encoding PQQ-dependent sugar dehydrogenase, which produces MQIATLTTSRRAAAALTAVLLCTALVQAVPQQAAAAATRYEAESATIVEGAAESNHSGYSGTGFVNGDNVVGSYVEFTVTAASAGTGKIAVRYSNGTADARPADVAVGGTVVSAARAFNATTDWNTWATSTLNTPLKAGSNKIRLTSTTANGLPNLDYLDVTVTPSDTEAPTAPTAPSCSDITENSLTLTWGAATDDVGVVAYDIYEHGNKFGEAPGTATTKSLTGLSADTTYNLTLFARDAAGNVSSVSPVVDCTTPKSDDTTAPSAPGTLSASGLTVNSVALSWGASTDDKAVTAYEVRSGSTVYKTVTGTPPATTTTLTGLACASPYSLDVVAKDAAGNASPPSNTVAFTTPACATDGGVPSGITTVSSGWSIPWGIHWMPDGKTALVTERDSFKVLKATPDGTRTQVGTVPEAVTTDGEGGLLGVAVDPKWSANHYVYFMHTAAEGNRVARMTYDGSSLSGYKVLLQGIKKSRYHNGGRLAFGPDGYLYASTGEAQTPDLAQDKNSLNGKILRMTTDGKAAPGNPFGNYVYSYGHRNPQGLAFDRNGRLWEAEFGDSKKDELNLIKPGKNYGWPVCEGTCTTTGMTNPKKTWNISEASPSGIAIVRNVIYMAALKGERLWRVPITGDTEELGTPSAYYVGTYGRLRTVTEVPGQDQLWLSTTNCDNKGNEPDGSDKLFRVSIT; this is translated from the coding sequence ATGCAGATAGCGACGCTCACCACGTCACGACGAGCAGCGGCCGCCCTCACGGCCGTACTGCTCTGCACAGCCCTGGTGCAGGCGGTTCCGCAGCAGGCCGCCGCGGCCGCCACCCGGTACGAGGCGGAGTCCGCGACGATCGTCGAGGGCGCCGCCGAGTCCAACCACTCCGGCTACTCGGGCACCGGATTCGTCAACGGCGACAACGTCGTCGGCAGCTATGTGGAGTTCACCGTCACCGCGGCCTCAGCCGGCACCGGCAAGATCGCCGTCCGCTACTCCAACGGCACCGCGGACGCCCGGCCCGCCGATGTAGCCGTGGGCGGCACGGTCGTCTCGGCGGCCCGCGCCTTCAACGCCACCACCGACTGGAACACCTGGGCCACCTCCACCCTGAACACCCCTCTCAAGGCGGGCAGCAACAAGATCCGGCTGACGTCCACGACCGCCAACGGGCTGCCCAACCTCGACTACCTGGACGTCACGGTCACCCCGTCGGACACCGAGGCACCCACCGCACCCACGGCGCCCAGCTGCTCGGACATCACCGAGAACAGCCTCACCCTCACCTGGGGAGCCGCCACGGACGACGTGGGTGTCGTCGCGTACGACATCTACGAACACGGCAACAAGTTCGGCGAGGCACCGGGCACCGCCACCACGAAGAGCCTGACCGGGCTCAGCGCCGACACCACGTACAACCTCACACTGTTCGCGCGTGACGCGGCCGGCAACGTGTCGTCGGTCAGCCCCGTCGTGGACTGCACCACCCCGAAGAGCGACGACACCACCGCACCCTCGGCACCTGGCACCCTGTCCGCCTCGGGCCTCACCGTGAACAGCGTCGCCCTGAGCTGGGGAGCGTCGACGGACGACAAGGCCGTCACCGCCTACGAGGTACGCAGCGGCAGCACCGTCTACAAGACCGTGACCGGCACACCGCCCGCCACCACGACCACGCTCACCGGGCTCGCCTGCGCCAGCCCGTACAGCCTGGACGTCGTCGCCAAGGACGCGGCGGGCAACGCCTCACCGCCGAGCAACACGGTCGCCTTCACCACCCCGGCCTGCGCCACCGACGGCGGGGTGCCCTCCGGCATCACCACCGTCTCCAGCGGCTGGTCCATCCCCTGGGGCATCCACTGGATGCCCGACGGCAAGACCGCGCTGGTGACCGAACGGGACAGCTTCAAGGTCCTCAAGGCCACCCCAGACGGCACCCGGACCCAGGTCGGCACCGTACCCGAGGCGGTCACCACCGACGGCGAGGGCGGACTGCTCGGCGTCGCCGTCGACCCGAAGTGGTCCGCCAACCACTACGTGTACTTCATGCACACCGCCGCCGAGGGCAACCGCGTCGCCCGGATGACCTACGACGGCAGCTCGCTCAGCGGGTACAAGGTCCTGCTCCAGGGGATCAAGAAGAGCAGGTACCACAACGGCGGACGGCTCGCCTTCGGCCCCGACGGCTATCTGTACGCGTCGACCGGTGAGGCGCAGACACCCGACCTGGCCCAGGACAAGAACTCGCTGAACGGCAAGATCCTGCGGATGACCACGGACGGCAAGGCCGCCCCCGGCAACCCGTTCGGCAACTACGTCTACAGCTACGGACACCGCAATCCGCAGGGCCTCGCCTTCGACCGCAACGGCCGTCTGTGGGAGGCGGAGTTCGGCGACAGCAAGAAGGACGAGCTCAACCTGATCAAGCCGGGCAAGAACTACGGCTGGCCCGTCTGCGAGGGCACCTGCACCACCACCGGCATGACCAACCCGAAGAAGACCTGGAACATCTCCGAGGCCTCGCCCAGCGGGATCGCCATCGTCCGCAACGTCATCTACATGGCCGCGCTGAAGGGCGAACGGCTGTGGCGGGTGCCGATCACCGGTGACACCGAGGAGCTGGGCACACCGAGCGCGTACTACGTCGGTACGTACGGCAGGCTGCGCACCGTCACCGAGGTGCCCGGCCAGGACCAGCTCTGGCTCTCCACCACCAACTGCGACAACAAGGGGAACGAACCCGACGGCTCGGACAAGCTGTTCCGCGTCTCGATCACGTAG
- a CDS encoding Tat pathway signal sequence domain protein encodes MTNPSRRALLGAAVGGAVAATAGLSATAHAASWKLRWSPSASSGGLGAFETVEDDRADSHPAGQPHILTEGDNFRFNMHTVDRDTSTDRQRQEVTGLRTGGSSYLKWLPGETWRVTYRMCIPGSLKATTSFTHIMQMKQPGTGTSPIVVQSLRRVNGVQTIELKLTVADILVGRTDLVPLQDKWIDVDFRITIGDGAAGSVRWILKDGATTVIDRSKSGVDTLLADRVRPKWGIYRSLGDTSGSLQDTHLLLTRMRGYQLL; translated from the coding sequence GTGACGAACCCTTCCAGGCGAGCCCTGCTCGGCGCGGCCGTCGGCGGCGCCGTCGCCGCCACCGCCGGGCTTTCCGCCACCGCGCACGCGGCGAGCTGGAAACTGCGCTGGTCGCCCTCGGCGAGCAGCGGCGGTCTCGGCGCCTTCGAGACCGTCGAGGACGACCGGGCCGACTCCCATCCGGCCGGGCAGCCGCACATCCTCACCGAGGGCGACAACTTCCGGTTCAACATGCACACCGTCGACCGCGACACCTCGACGGACCGTCAGCGCCAGGAGGTGACCGGACTGCGCACCGGCGGGAGTTCGTACCTCAAGTGGCTCCCCGGGGAGACCTGGAGGGTCACTTACCGCATGTGCATCCCCGGCTCGCTGAAGGCCACCACCAGCTTCACCCACATCATGCAGATGAAGCAGCCGGGCACCGGCACCTCGCCGATCGTCGTGCAGTCCCTGCGCCGGGTGAACGGCGTGCAGACCATCGAGCTGAAGCTGACCGTCGCCGACATCCTCGTCGGCCGCACCGACCTCGTGCCGCTCCAGGACAAGTGGATCGACGTCGACTTCCGGATCACGATCGGTGACGGGGCGGCGGGCTCGGTCCGCTGGATCCTCAAGGACGGGGCGACCACGGTCATCGACAGGTCGAAGTCCGGCGTCGACACGCTCCTCGCCGACCGGGTACGGCCCAAATGGGGCATCTACCGGTCGCTCGGCGACACCTCGGGATCCTTGCAGGACACCCATCTCCTGCTCACCCGAATGCGCGGCTACCAACTGCTCTGA
- a CDS encoding AMP-dependent synthetase/ligase: MAAAPLVGGLADVVFDHAEEDPDRVALGRKDASGQWRDVTAAAFRDEVLALAKGLIAHGVRFGDRVALMSRTRYEWTLFDLALWTVGAQSVPVYPTSSAEQVLWMLHDSEVSAVLVEHEDHAMTIASVIDRLPGLKRLWQLDAGAVSELVDAGADVEDEVVHRHRRAVTPDSVATVIYTSGTTGRPKGCVLTHANFMFETDTMVARWKSVFRSRPGDEAATLLFLPLAHVFGRMVEVAAIRGRVRLGHQPEMSARALMPDLMSFRPTFILAVPYIFEKVFNAARRKAEAEGRIGPFDKAVDIAVKYAEALEARAFGTGPGPSAGLRMQHQFFDKVVYRKVRDAMGGRIRHAMSGGSGMERQLGLFFGGAGVTVYEGYGLTESTAAATANPPERTRYGTVGLPIPGTTVHIAEDGEVWLHGGNVFGGYLGDPKATDAVLREGWLATGDLGSLDEDGYLTITGRKKEILVTSGGKSVSPTGLEERVRAHPLVAQCIVVGNDRPYIAALVTVDQEAVDHWLTMQGRAPLKPEELVRDPDLETEVRRAVVAANTAVSQAESIRTFRILAHPFSEEHGLLTPSLKLKRRAIETAYAAEVDALYR, encoded by the coding sequence ATGGCGGCCGCGCCCCTCGTGGGCGGCCTGGCCGATGTGGTGTTCGACCATGCCGAAGAGGACCCGGACCGGGTCGCGCTCGGTCGGAAAGACGCGAGCGGACAATGGCGGGATGTCACTGCTGCGGCGTTCCGTGACGAGGTGCTGGCGCTGGCCAAGGGGCTGATCGCGCACGGCGTCAGGTTCGGCGACCGGGTGGCGCTGATGTCGCGCACGCGCTACGAGTGGACGCTCTTCGATCTCGCGCTGTGGACGGTCGGCGCCCAGTCCGTACCCGTCTATCCGACGTCCTCGGCCGAGCAGGTGCTGTGGATGCTGCACGACTCCGAGGTGTCGGCCGTCCTGGTCGAGCACGAGGACCACGCCATGACGATCGCCTCGGTGATCGACCGGCTGCCCGGACTCAAGCGGCTCTGGCAGCTGGACGCCGGCGCCGTGTCCGAGCTGGTCGACGCGGGGGCGGACGTCGAGGACGAGGTGGTGCACCGCCACCGCCGCGCGGTGACGCCCGATTCGGTGGCGACCGTCATCTACACCTCGGGGACGACGGGACGCCCCAAGGGCTGCGTGCTCACGCACGCCAATTTCATGTTCGAGACGGACACCATGGTCGCCCGCTGGAAGTCCGTCTTCCGCTCCAGGCCGGGTGACGAGGCGGCGACGCTGCTCTTCCTGCCGCTGGCACACGTCTTCGGCCGGATGGTCGAGGTCGCGGCGATCCGCGGCCGGGTGCGGCTGGGCCACCAGCCGGAGATGTCGGCCAGGGCGCTGATGCCGGACCTGATGTCGTTCCGGCCGACGTTCATCCTGGCGGTCCCGTACATCTTCGAGAAGGTGTTCAACGCCGCCCGGCGCAAGGCCGAGGCGGAGGGCCGGATCGGGCCGTTCGACAAGGCCGTGGACATCGCGGTGAAGTACGCGGAGGCGCTGGAGGCGCGGGCGTTCGGCACCGGTCCGGGGCCGTCCGCCGGGCTGCGGATGCAGCACCAGTTCTTCGACAAGGTCGTGTACAGGAAGGTTCGCGACGCGATGGGCGGCCGGATACGGCACGCCATGTCCGGCGGTTCGGGGATGGAGCGGCAGCTCGGCCTGTTCTTCGGGGGCGCCGGCGTCACGGTGTACGAGGGCTACGGGCTGACCGAGTCGACCGCCGCGGCCACGGCCAATCCGCCGGAGCGCACCAGGTACGGCACGGTCGGGCTGCCGATCCCGGGGACGACCGTGCACATCGCCGAGGACGGCGAGGTGTGGCTGCACGGCGGCAATGTGTTCGGGGGCTATCTCGGCGATCCGAAGGCCACCGACGCGGTGCTGCGCGAGGGGTGGCTGGCCACCGGGGATCTCGGCTCGCTCGACGAGGACGGCTATCTGACGATCACCGGACGGAAGAAGGAGATCCTGGTGACGTCGGGCGGCAAGAGCGTGTCGCCGACCGGTCTGGAGGAGCGGGTGCGGGCGCATCCGCTGGTCGCGCAGTGCATCGTGGTCGGCAACGACCGGCCGTACATCGCGGCCCTGGTCACGGTCGACCAGGAGGCGGTCGACCACTGGCTCACGATGCAGGGGCGGGCGCCGCTGAAGCCGGAGGAACTGGTGCGCGATCCGGATCTGGAGACGGAGGTCCGGCGGGCGGTGGTGGCCGCCAACACGGCGGTCTCGCAGGCCGAGTCGATCCGTACGTTCCGGATCCTGGCGCACCCCTTCAGCGAGGAGCACGGTCTGCTCACCCCGTCGCTGAAGCTGAAGCGCCGGGCGATCGAGACGGCGTACGCGGCGGAGGTCGACGCGCTGTACCGCTGA
- the fdhD gene encoding formate dehydrogenase accessory sulfurtransferase FdhD: protein MGRVTERRRTIRIRDGAVSTRPDTLVAEEPLEIRLNGRPLAITMRTPGDDFALAAGFLVSEGVIGDGSEVQSIVYCAGATADGVNTYNVVDVKLAPGVAVPDITLERNVYTTSSCGLCGKASLDAVRTTTRHPVADTPPLRVEPALLSALPDRLRAAQRVFDRTGGLHAAALFSETGELLDIREDVGRHNAVDKLVGRALTDQRLPLSRAILLVSGRASFELAQKAVMAGIPMLASVSAPSSLAVDLAAETGLTLVGFLRGPSMNVYAGEHRIALEATVAQD, encoded by the coding sequence ATGGGACGGGTCACCGAGCGTCGCCGCACCATCCGCATCCGGGACGGGGCCGTCTCCACCCGCCCCGACACCCTCGTCGCCGAGGAGCCCCTGGAGATCCGGCTGAACGGAAGGCCGCTCGCCATCACGATGCGCACGCCGGGCGACGACTTCGCGCTGGCGGCGGGGTTCCTGGTGAGCGAGGGCGTCATCGGTGACGGCTCCGAGGTGCAGTCGATCGTCTACTGCGCCGGTGCGACGGCCGACGGCGTCAACACGTACAACGTGGTGGACGTGAAGCTCGCCCCCGGCGTCGCGGTCCCCGACATCACGCTCGAACGCAATGTGTACACCACCTCGTCCTGCGGGCTCTGCGGCAAGGCGAGTCTCGATGCGGTACGCACCACGACCCGGCACCCGGTCGCCGACACTCCCCCGCTCCGGGTCGAACCGGCACTGCTCTCCGCCCTCCCCGACCGGCTGCGCGCCGCCCAGCGGGTCTTCGACCGGACCGGGGGCCTGCACGCGGCGGCACTGTTCTCCGAGACGGGCGAACTGCTCGACATCCGGGAGGACGTCGGCCGGCACAACGCGGTCGACAAACTGGTCGGCCGGGCACTGACCGACCAGCGGCTGCCGCTGTCCCGGGCGATTCTGCTGGTGTCGGGGCGGGCCTCGTTCGAGCTGGCCCAGAAGGCGGTGATGGCCGGGATCCCGATGCTCGCGTCGGTCTCGGCGCCGTCGTCCCTCGCCGTCGACCTGGCGGCCGAGACCGGACTGACCCTGGTCGGCTTCCTGCGGGGTCCGTCGATGAACGTGTACGCGGGCGAGCACCGCATCGCCCTGGAGGCGACAGTGGCCCAGGACTGA
- a CDS encoding beta-ketoacyl-ACP synthase III: MTGSRVVALGHYQPAKVLTNDDLAAMVDTSDEWITSRVGIKTRHVGGPDEPVDEMAAHAGAKALAAAGLQPAEVDLVLVATSTAIDRSPSMSARVAARLGMGSPAVMDINVVCSGFTHALATADHAIRAGAAERVLVIGADKMADIADWTDRSTCVLLGDGAGAAVVVAEPGAEGRPGIGPVLWGSVPGMGNAVRIEGTPPRFAQEGQSVYRWATTQLPPIARKVCEKAGVAPEELGAVVLHQANLRIIEPVARKIGAVNAVIARDVVDSGNTSAASIPMALSKLVERGEVDSGAPVLLFGFGGNLSYAGQVIRCP, translated from the coding sequence ATGACCGGCTCACGTGTCGTGGCGCTCGGCCACTATCAGCCCGCCAAGGTGCTCACCAACGACGATCTGGCGGCCATGGTCGACACCAGCGACGAGTGGATCACCAGTCGCGTCGGCATCAAGACCCGCCACGTCGGTGGACCGGACGAGCCGGTGGACGAGATGGCCGCGCACGCGGGGGCCAAGGCGCTGGCCGCGGCGGGGCTCCAGCCGGCCGAGGTCGATCTGGTCCTGGTCGCCACCTCGACCGCGATCGACCGCTCGCCGAGCATGTCGGCGCGCGTCGCCGCCCGGCTCGGGATGGGCTCGCCCGCGGTGATGGACATCAACGTGGTCTGCTCCGGCTTCACCCACGCCCTCGCCACCGCCGACCACGCGATCCGGGCCGGGGCCGCCGAACGAGTCCTGGTCATCGGCGCCGACAAGATGGCGGACATCGCCGACTGGACCGACCGCAGCACCTGCGTCCTGCTCGGCGACGGTGCCGGCGCGGCGGTCGTCGTCGCGGAGCCGGGCGCGGAGGGCCGGCCCGGGATCGGGCCCGTGCTGTGGGGTTCGGTGCCGGGGATGGGGAACGCGGTACGGATCGAGGGGACGCCGCCGCGGTTCGCGCAGGAAGGGCAGTCCGTCTACCGCTGGGCCACCACGCAGCTGCCGCCGATCGCCCGCAAGGTGTGCGAGAAGGCCGGTGTGGCGCCCGAGGAGCTGGGGGCGGTGGTGCTGCACCAGGCCAACCTGAGGATCATCGAACCGGTCGCCAGGAAGATCGGCGCGGTCAACGCGGTCATCGCCAGGGATGTCGTGGATTCCGGCAACACGTCCGCGGCCTCGATCCCGATGGCCCTGTCCAAGCTGGTGGAACGCGGCGAGGTCGACAGCGGCGCGCCGGTTCTGCTCTTCGGCTTCGGCGGGAATCTCTCGTACGCGGGTCAGGTGATCCGCTGTCCCTGA
- a CDS encoding LysR substrate-binding domain-containing protein, translating to MYEPAQLRTFLAVAQTLSFTRAARRLGVRQSTVSQHVRRLEDAAGRQLFTRDTHRVDLTVDGEAMLGFARTILEAHERAAAFFTGTRLRGRLRFGASEDFVQTRLPEILESFRRDHPEVELELTVELSGTLHQRLAAGRLDLVLAKRRAGDTHGELVWQDALTWIGAPQLRIDPDRPVPLILFPPPGITRARALEVLEEHGRSWRVACTSTSLSGLIAAAHAGLGVMAHSRGLIPPGLAQVPARAGLPELGGVDFVLSHGRRRDGAHEAADALAAAILAGGDRLIRGVGTLGSVNGRESA from the coding sequence ATGTACGAACCGGCACAGCTCCGTACCTTTCTCGCCGTCGCCCAGACGCTGAGCTTCACCCGGGCCGCCCGCCGTCTGGGGGTACGGCAGTCCACGGTGAGCCAGCACGTGCGGCGCCTGGAGGATGCGGCGGGGCGGCAGTTGTTCACCCGGGACACCCACCGGGTCGACCTCACCGTGGACGGCGAGGCGATGCTCGGCTTCGCCCGGACGATATTGGAGGCCCATGAGCGGGCCGCGGCGTTCTTCACCGGCACCCGGCTGCGGGGGCGGCTGCGGTTCGGGGCCTCCGAGGACTTCGTGCAGACCCGGCTGCCGGAGATCCTGGAGTCGTTCCGCCGCGACCACCCGGAGGTCGAGCTGGAGCTGACGGTGGAGCTCTCCGGGACGCTGCATCAGCGGCTCGCGGCCGGCCGGCTCGATCTGGTCCTCGCCAAGCGGCGCGCAGGTGACACGCACGGCGAACTGGTCTGGCAGGACGCGCTGACCTGGATCGGCGCACCGCAGCTGCGGATCGACCCGGACCGTCCGGTTCCGCTGATCCTCTTCCCGCCGCCGGGCATCACCCGGGCCCGCGCCCTGGAGGTGCTGGAGGAGCACGGCCGGTCCTGGCGGGTCGCCTGCACCAGCACCAGCCTGAGCGGGCTGATCGCGGCGGCCCACGCGGGGCTGGGCGTGATGGCCCACAGCCGGGGGCTGATCCCGCCGGGCCTTGCGCAGGTGCCGGCCAGGGCGGGCCTGCCGGAGCTGGGCGGGGTGGACTTCGTCCTGTCGCACGGCCGCCGGCGCGACGGGGCGCACGAGGCCGCGGACGCCCTGGCGGCGGCGATCCTGGCGGGCGGCGACCGGCTGATCCGGGGCGTCGGCACGCTCGGTTCGGTCAACGGCCGGGAGAGCGCATGA
- a CDS encoding glycosyl hydrolase family 8 yields the protein MLKPSGTQTSLDQAVIKTYNAWKSAFVKKNCGNGWYEVISPDADHPYVAEAQGYGMVVTATMAGADPEARTVFDGMVKYMLAHPSVNNANLLAAEQNASCKSVDGSDSATDGDLDVAYGLLLADKQWGSTGTYDYKGLAVKHINAIKKSEVNPTTHLMLLGDWSDSGESHYWMTRSSDWMIDHFRAFKSATGDSTWDTVRTAHQDLITTQQSKYAAATGLLADFVVNTQATAKPAPGEVLEGPNDGDYSWNACRDPWRIGADAVTSGDSASLASARKLNSWIKAKTGGNPDKIASGYHLNGSVFDSGNDMAFTAPFVVTALTDSGSQAWLDALWSKLAATSIDPDLYYGGSVQLQSMIVASGNYWVP from the coding sequence ATGCTGAAACCATCGGGCACGCAGACGTCGCTCGACCAGGCCGTGATCAAGACGTACAACGCCTGGAAGTCCGCGTTCGTGAAGAAGAACTGCGGAAACGGCTGGTACGAGGTCATCTCGCCGGACGCCGACCACCCCTACGTCGCCGAGGCCCAGGGCTACGGGATGGTCGTCACCGCGACGATGGCGGGCGCCGACCCGGAGGCGAGGACCGTCTTCGACGGCATGGTGAAGTACATGCTCGCGCACCCCTCGGTGAACAACGCCAACCTCCTCGCCGCCGAACAGAACGCCTCCTGCAAGAGCGTCGACGGCTCCGACTCGGCGACCGACGGGGACCTCGACGTCGCCTACGGGCTGCTCCTCGCCGACAAGCAGTGGGGATCCACCGGCACGTACGACTACAAGGGCCTCGCGGTCAAACACATCAACGCCATCAAGAAGAGCGAGGTCAACCCTACCACGCACCTGATGCTGCTCGGTGACTGGTCGGACTCGGGGGAGTCCCACTACTGGATGACCCGCTCCTCGGACTGGATGATCGACCACTTCCGCGCATTCAAGTCCGCCACCGGTGACAGCACCTGGGACACCGTGCGCACCGCGCACCAGGACCTGATCACCACCCAGCAGTCCAAGTACGCTGCCGCGACCGGCCTGTTGGCCGACTTCGTCGTCAACACCCAAGCCACCGCCAAGCCCGCACCGGGCGAGGTGCTGGAAGGCCCCAACGACGGCGACTACTCCTGGAACGCCTGCCGCGACCCGTGGCGCATCGGCGCCGACGCCGTCACCAGCGGGGACAGCGCCTCGCTCGCCTCGGCCCGCAAGCTCAACTCCTGGATCAAGGCCAAGACGGGCGGGAACCCGGACAAGATCGCCAGCGGCTACCACCTCAACGGTTCGGTGTTCGACAGCGGCAACGACATGGCGTTCACCGCCCCGTTCGTCGTGACCGCGCTGACCGACTCCGGCTCCCAGGCCTGGCTCGACGCGCTCTGGAGCAAGCTCGCCGCCACCTCGATCGACCCGGATCTCTACTACGGCGGCAGCGTCCAGCTCCAGTCGATGATCGTGGCATCCGGCAACTACTGGGTCCCGTAG
- a CDS encoding bile acid:sodium symporter family protein gives MSRRTLKLPSWLPLDPYILALIGAVVLAAILPASGTAADVAGGASTGAVAFLFFLYGARLSTAEALDGLKHWRLHLTVLICTFVAFPLLGLAGRGLVPHVLTPQLYSGFLFLCLVPSTIQSSIAFTSIARGNVPAAICAGSFSSIAGIFLTPLLAAALLGNDGGGFSADALLKIGVQLLLPFVAGQLLRRWIGGFITRHKKVLGHVDRGSILLVVYTAFSEGMVAGIWHQVTPARLAALLGAEVLLLALMLALTWHGAKRLGFDREDRIAIQFAGSKKSLASGLPMASVLFGAQASLAVLPLMLFHQMQLMVCAVIAKRRSRDAREEQPVSGPVSPRPAVAS, from the coding sequence ATGAGCCGCCGCACCCTGAAGCTGCCGTCCTGGCTGCCGCTCGACCCGTACATCCTGGCGCTGATCGGCGCCGTCGTGCTCGCGGCGATACTGCCCGCGTCGGGGACCGCCGCCGACGTGGCGGGCGGTGCCTCGACCGGGGCGGTCGCCTTTCTCTTCTTCCTGTACGGCGCCCGGCTCTCCACCGCTGAGGCGCTCGACGGACTGAAGCACTGGCGACTCCATCTCACGGTGCTGATCTGCACCTTCGTGGCGTTCCCGCTGCTCGGACTGGCGGGCCGGGGGCTCGTTCCGCACGTCCTGACGCCGCAGCTCTACAGCGGCTTCCTCTTCCTCTGCCTGGTCCCGTCGACCATCCAGTCGTCGATCGCCTTCACCTCGATCGCCCGGGGCAACGTGCCCGCGGCGATCTGCGCGGGCTCCTTCTCCTCGATCGCCGGGATCTTCCTCACCCCGCTGCTCGCGGCCGCCCTGCTCGGCAACGACGGCGGCGGATTCTCGGCGGACGCGCTGCTGAAGATCGGGGTCCAGCTGCTGCTGCCGTTCGTCGCCGGGCAGTTGCTGCGCCGCTGGATCGGCGGCTTCATCACCCGCCACAAGAAGGTCCTCGGCCATGTCGACCGCGGCTCGATCCTGCTCGTCGTCTACACGGCCTTCAGCGAGGGCATGGTCGCGGGCATCTGGCACCAGGTCACGCCGGCCCGGCTCGCGGCGCTGCTCGGCGCCGAGGTGCTGCTGCTCGCGCTGATGCTCGCGCTGACCTGGCACGGGGCGAAGCGGCTCGGCTTCGACCGGGAGGACCGGATCGCCATCCAGTTCGCCGGTTCGAAGAAGAGCCTGGCCTCGGGGCTGCCGATGGCGAGCGTGCTGTTCGGGGCGCAGGCGTCCCTCGCCGTGCTGCCGCTGATGCTCTTCCACCAGATGCAGCTGATGGTGTGCGCGGTGATCGCCAAGCGCCGCTCGCGCGATGCGCGCGAGGAGCAGCCGGTGAGCGGACCGGTGTCGCCCCGGCCCGCCGTGGCGAGCTGA